In Nocardioides jishulii, the DNA window TCTTCTGCGACAGGACGTTCCGGGCAGCAGCAGTCAGTCGTCCCCGTTGGCTCCTACCGCTGGACGCTCGCACGCGCCCTTGGTTGCCAACCCCCGCAGGCAACCCCAAGACGGCCGGGCGACTCGGTCCGTGGGCCCGCGGAGTTCGTCGGAGTTTCCTTCACGCCCGGGGCGCCACACCCATCAGGCGCTACTTACGCCCGGCCACTGCCCAGGTCGCGCGCCCCCCTACTGGTGAATGCGTCTTCGTCCGACGACGTATCAGCTGCGGCCCCAGCACCCGAGGGCTTGGCGTCGCGTGGCCAGCTGTACCTGCTCAGCACCGCCCCCTCACGACACTGCATCAGCGGCCAGGGGCGGGACGCTGCAGAGTGCTCGAGGGAACGTTTCATCGGTTCTTCTGCGGCCCCTCATCAGCCCCTTGCGTCACGACCCGATCGCCCAGCGCCGGCGAAAGACACGTCACCCCGCGCCCGCCCCTCATCGACAAGGCTCTTCCCGCGCCGGTGGCGTGCACCGCACTCCCCCCGACTCGTCTGCAAGGCGCCTCGGCCTGGCGCGGTTCGCCTCGCAGTCTCCGCTGCCTCACTGCCTCACTGCCTCCAGCACGTGTCACCGCCTGGCCCACGGCACGCATCTATTCGCCCACTGCGCCCCTTGCGCCCCGCGCTCCGTTCGCACCATTGCATTCAACTCGGCCCACTGCTCTCTATAGGCCCCACTGCCTGCCGTACGCATCACCATCCCTGTGGACCTCAATTGCACCGCTCGCCTCACGGGCACCGCACCCCTTCATGGCCGTTCTTCTGGGCCCTTGCCGCACCCTCGGTCGCCTTCGTGGGGGACTTGCCAGGAGTAAGCCCCTGCGCCCCGTCACGTACGCCCGCGCCTTCTGTGTCGCGCCCCTCTTCACCTCATGGTTTCGTCCCTTCGGCTCGCGCTCGGTCTGGACGCGCTCGGTCTGGACGCGGCTCCGCGTCAATCGGCCTTGTTCGGCTTCCTGTAGTCAGCGGCGCCCCCGACGTCCACGCCGTCTTCCGCGAGGCAGCGACGCGAAAGGAACGAGGGGCGTGATTGGGAGCGAGGGTCACAGGCGAAGAGCCTTGTCGCAGTCGTACGGCTCGACTACCAAGGCTCCTGGCCTCCTGGTTGTCGACTCTCTGGGCTCAGCCGCGCATTCCTGATCCTCCAGCGGGGATCGACCGGCTGCATTTGCTACGAAGGTCTTAGCCTCTAGGCGTGTTTCACGTGAAACGACGCGTGGCGCAAGCCTGACAGCGGGACAACTCCCCATCCACCCGGGGCAGCAGTCGGACTGGCATGAGACCGGGCATCGCTGAAGCGGGGAGCGCGTGACGCACGTTTCACGTGAAACGAGACAGCACGTGCGCAACAAACAGGCATCACCCACCACCTAGGCGGACGCACCGGCGACTCCAGCAACCGTCTCCACAGCTCTTGAAGTGGACTGCCCCCCGCAGCCACAGACGGCCGGGCGCCGAGGCCCGCGTAGAAGCCCACACGCAAGCGGGCCGGACACAAGGGTGTCCGGCCCGCCACGGCGCCTCTGAGTGGCGTCAGACGCCTCAGATGGCCCGGTCCTCGCGATTCCTGGGGTCCATCAGGTTCATGATGCGTTGCAGATCGTCCAGCGACGCGAACTCCACCGTGATCTTGCCCTTGGAACGACCCAGGTCGACCTTCACACGCGTCTCAAACCGATCAGAAAGTCGGTCTGCGATCTCCGACAACCCCGGGGCAGACGGCTTGTTGCGACGTACCTTGCGCTCAGGACGGGCGGGATCACCAAGCGCGACGATCTCCTCTAGAGCACGCACGCTGATGCCTTCGGATACGACCCGCTGCGCGAGCCGATCCTGGGCCTCCGAATCGTCGAGCGCGAGCAACGCTCGCGCGTGACCCGCCGAGAGCACTCCTGCGGCAACTCGGCGCTGAACCGCGGGACTCAGCTTCAGCAGGCGAAGGGTGTTGCTGATCTGGGGTCGCGACCGGCCAATGCGCTGAGCCAACTCGTCGTGGGTGCAGCCGAAGTCCTCCAACAACTGACCGTAGGCCGCCGCCTCTTCCAAGGGATTCAGCTGCGAACGGTGGAGGTTCTCCAGCAGGGCGTCCCGAAGCATGTCGGCGTCTTCGGTCTCCCGCACGATCGCTGGGATCGTCTCGAGCCCCGCCTCCTGTGACGCACGCCAACGCCGCTCGCCCATGATGAGCTCGTACTCGTC includes these proteins:
- a CDS encoding ParB/RepB/Spo0J family partition protein, whose product is MSKPPSRPAARRGLGRGLGALIPTAPAISADDAPESGFSGVATADSERIEGECPESNSAQNGADRTENGSSQPLAVSGAYFRELPIAQVRPNQWQPRQVFEEEALAELVHSIQEVGLLQPIVVRPSGVDEYELIMGERRWRASQEAGLETIPAIVRETEDADMLRDALLENLHRSQLNPLEEAAAYGQLLEDFGCTHDELAQRIGRSRPQISNTLRLLKLSPAVQRRVAAGVLSAGHARALLALDDSEAQDRLAQRVVSEGISVRALEEIVALGDPARPERKVRRNKPSAPGLSEIADRLSDRFETRVKVDLGRSKGKITVEFASLDDLQRIMNLMDPRNREDRAI